One Setaria viridis chromosome 7, Setaria_viridis_v4.0, whole genome shotgun sequence genomic region harbors:
- the LOC117864276 gene encoding receptor homology region, transmembrane domain- and RING domain-containing protein 1: MRRRASDSQVHAMSPRVVLLFLAAALRPCAALVRLHSNSFSFTFLDAPARFGPRVGSDGICGSLRAAEPAEACEPIKDSGGRRGAGRKAFVLIARGNCSFEGKVRAAQKAGFDAAVVYDDEEKASLYSMVGDSEGIHIPAIFVSKMAGETLKKFARGEDDECCINSSMDETAGTVLVMSFVSLVVIISVLASFLFARNCRLLRHGVDNHPPYVKKHVVEKLPCSAYSAPCSSEDIFQEACAICLEDYNNGDMLRHLPCKHEFHKICIDSWLTKWGTFCPICKLEVTSS; the protein is encoded by the exons ATGCGGAGACGAGCATCTGATTCACAGGTCCACGCGATGAGCCCCCGCGtggtcctcctcttcctcgccgccgccctccgcccctgcGCCGCCCTTGTACGCCTCCATTCCAACTCCTTCTCCTTCACCTTCCTCGACGCCCCGGCGCGCTTTG GTCCTCGAGTGGGCAGCGATGGGATCTGCGGTTCGCTGCGCGCCGCCGAACCCGCCGAGGCGTGTGAGCCCATCAAAgacagcggcggccgccgcggcgcgggccggAAGGCTTTTGTGCTGATCGCGAGGGGCAACTGCAGCTTCGAGGGCAAGGTGCGGGCGGCGCAGAAAGCGGGGTTTGACGCCGCCGTCGTGTACGACGATGAGGAAAAAGCCAGCCTCTACTCCA TGGTTGGTGACTCTGAGGGTATACACATACCTGCAATATTCGTTTCCAAGATGGCTGGAGAAACACTAAAGAAGTTTGCCAGGGGTGAAGATGATGAGTGTTGTATAAACTCATCGATGGATGAGACTGCAGGGACAGTATTGGTAATGTCATTCGTATCACTTGTTGTCATCATATCTGTTCTTGCATCTTTTCTATTTGCTCGAAACTGCCGACTTCTACGTCATGGAGTTGATAATCACCCACCTTACGTCAAGAAACATGTGGTGGAAAAGCTTCCATGCTCAGCATATAGTGCTCCCTGTTCTAGCGAAGATATTTTTCAGGAAGCTTGTGCAATTTGTTTAGAAGACTACAATAATGGCGATATGCTTAGACACCTTCCATGCAAACATG AATTTCACAAGATCTGTATTGATTCCTGGCTCACAAAATGGGGCACCTTCTGCCCTATATGCAAGCTTGAAGTAACGTCCAGTTAA